A genomic stretch from Candidatus Flexicrinis proximus includes:
- a CDS encoding WecB/TagA/CpsF family glycosyltransferase, which produces MRLLCVQWAAIGDLLLTTPALAALRKAHPLAHIGLLTTRAAAPVVEGTGLVDTVYTLPRFEVFRRATLEVFRQIRRDKYDAVLFCHRLTTRAGAFKYAALGYASGAKRRVGLDNGRGWFLTDKLPDGGFGSEHQAESWLRIAAVFGASPAPGPSIAARVPFPLPPASKRIAVHAGSGDFSAARRWPVEKLAASVNVLSAELGAQVVVVGAEGDDSPALLKRLLEPPLDLTGKTSVPQLADVLSQCDLYIGSDSGVTHIAASVGTPTVAVFGPTNAKAWAPWNPAGSVALVRTAPGCAPCFYVDHELGAREGCPARTCLQMVSPEMVVSAARQLLSGQRPATSDEQPAASSLHPADGRRSMAAGAFSMTQILGIPVHGLTYTQLLEQIGVWVREAGKAYHVNTINPEFMIVAQSDPVFRHLLRRADLCVPDGVGLLWAARWLGCPMPERITGSDGLPIIAEKAAREGWSLFLLGAGDGVAEMAAEELRRRNPALKIAGTFGGSPRGEDEAEIVARVNASGADILFMAYGTPAQEKWIARNTPRLNVKVAIGVGGAFDFVAGIVPRAPAWMQNAGIEWLYRLYLQPWRIKRMSRLPRFVFAVLRRGSRGAWEI; this is translated from the coding sequence ATGAGACTCCTTTGCGTACAGTGGGCGGCCATCGGCGATTTGCTGCTGACGACACCGGCCCTGGCTGCGCTGCGTAAGGCGCATCCGCTGGCACATATCGGATTGCTGACCACCAGGGCTGCCGCGCCAGTCGTCGAGGGGACGGGACTGGTCGATACGGTATATACGCTGCCGCGCTTCGAGGTTTTCCGGCGCGCGACGCTGGAGGTGTTCCGGCAAATCCGGCGCGACAAGTATGATGCCGTGCTGTTCTGTCACCGGCTGACGACCCGCGCAGGGGCTTTCAAATATGCGGCGCTCGGCTATGCCAGCGGGGCGAAACGGCGCGTGGGCCTCGACAACGGGAGGGGCTGGTTCCTGACCGATAAGCTGCCCGACGGCGGATTCGGCTCGGAGCATCAGGCCGAGTCGTGGCTGCGGATAGCCGCTGTCTTCGGAGCATCCCCCGCCCCCGGCCCGAGTATCGCCGCGCGCGTGCCCTTCCCACTCCCCCCTGCCTCCAAACGGATTGCGGTTCATGCCGGCAGCGGCGACTTCAGCGCGGCGCGGCGCTGGCCGGTCGAAAAACTGGCGGCGTCCGTCAATGTACTCTCGGCGGAATTGGGCGCGCAGGTGGTGGTGGTCGGCGCTGAGGGCGATGACAGTCCCGCGCTGCTTAAACGGCTGCTGGAGCCGCCGCTCGACCTGACAGGCAAAACCAGCGTGCCGCAGCTGGCCGATGTGCTGTCCCAATGCGACCTGTATATCGGCAGCGACAGCGGCGTAACCCATATCGCGGCGTCGGTGGGAACCCCGACGGTGGCCGTGTTCGGGCCGACCAACGCGAAGGCGTGGGCGCCGTGGAACCCTGCCGGGAGCGTCGCGCTGGTGCGGACGGCTCCGGGTTGCGCGCCGTGTTTCTACGTCGATCACGAACTCGGCGCGCGCGAGGGCTGCCCGGCGCGAACCTGCCTGCAGATGGTGTCGCCGGAGATGGTGGTCAGCGCAGCACGGCAGCTTTTGAGCGGCCAGCGGCCAGCAACCAGCGACGAGCAACCAGCGGCAAGCAGCCTGCATCCAGCGGACGGAAGGCGGTCGATGGCGGCGGGCGCGTTTTCCATGACCCAAATCCTCGGCATTCCAGTTCACGGCCTGACGTATACCCAGCTTCTGGAGCAGATTGGAGTATGGGTCAGGGAAGCGGGGAAAGCGTATCACGTCAACACCATCAACCCCGAATTTATGATCGTCGCACAGAGCGACCCGGTCTTCCGGCATCTGCTGCGCCGCGCGGATTTGTGCGTGCCGGACGGGGTCGGGCTGCTGTGGGCGGCGCGCTGGCTGGGCTGTCCGATGCCGGAACGAATTACCGGCTCCGATGGATTACCCATCATTGCCGAAAAGGCGGCACGCGAGGGCTGGTCGCTGTTCCTGCTTGGGGCAGGGGATGGCGTAGCGGAGATGGCCGCGGAGGAACTGCGCCGCCGCAACCCCGCGCTGAAGATTGCCGGGACGTTCGGTGGCAGCCCACGCGGCGAAGACGAGGCCGAGATCGTGGCCCGGGTCAACGCCAGCGGCGCGGACATCCTGTTTATGGCTTACGGGACGCCGGCGCAGGAAAAATGGATCGCGCGGAATACGCCGCGGCTCAACGTCAAAGTGGCTATCGGCGTGGGCGGCGCGTTCGACTTTGTGGCCGGAATTGTCCCGCGCGCGCCGGCGTGGATGCAAAATGCTGGCATCGAGTGGCTTTACAGGCTATATCTGCAGCCGTGGCGCATCAAGCGCATGTCGCGTCTTCCGCGCTTTGTGTTTGCCGTGCTGCGCCGTGGCTCACGGGGCGCATGGGAAATCTAG
- a CDS encoding ABC transporter ATP-binding protein encodes MFGGGMGWRHYVWGDDTKKGSKITRALILRVLAYGRPYATRTLLLLVTILATTALGLLTPQIFRDLIDNALPNQDAARLNILALGLIAIPVVSGGIRVVQRRLNSSIGEGVIYDLRVALYAHMQKMSLRFFTNTKSGELVTRLNDDVIDAQRAVSNTIVDIVTNAITVIATLAVLLAMEWRLTLLGVLVVPLFIMVARRVGGKLRTLAREQMGYNAQMNVMMNETLNISGALLVKLFGRIDNEVGRFQDRAGKVRDSGIQRAVIGASMFVVIGLISAVGTALVYWLGGHLVLNGTFTVGTIVAFGSYLTQLYGPLQALTNAPVDFATSMVSFERVFEVLDLPVEIDEKTAAVALTDVRGELEFSHVTFDYQIDPSKLLKSVDRVWDEDNYTAFGGEMKAENGAASQARDRALEDISLKIAPGQLVALVGPSGAGKTTLTYLIPRLYDPSGGQILLDGHDLRDLKLTTLSQSIGMVTQETYLFHDTIRTNLLYARPGATEAEIIAATKAANIHEFIAGLPQGYDTVAGERGYRLSGGEKQRIALARVILKDPRILVLDEATSSLDSQSEALIQEALKTVMKGRTSIVIAHRLSTILSADQILVIDRGSIVERGTHSQLLELGGLYATLYETQFRAQRAALAELQHG; translated from the coding sequence ATGTTTGGCGGCGGCATGGGCTGGCGGCATTACGTTTGGGGCGACGATACAAAAAAAGGCAGCAAAATCACTCGCGCTCTTATTCTGCGCGTTCTCGCATACGGCCGACCGTACGCCACGCGGACGCTCCTGCTGCTCGTCACGATCCTGGCGACGACAGCCCTGGGGCTGCTCACGCCGCAGATCTTCCGTGACCTGATTGACAACGCCCTGCCCAATCAGGACGCCGCACGCCTGAATATCCTGGCGCTCGGCCTGATTGCTATCCCTGTGGTCAGCGGCGGGATACGTGTCGTTCAGCGCCGGCTGAATTCCTCTATCGGCGAAGGCGTGATCTACGATCTGCGCGTGGCCCTCTACGCACATATGCAGAAGATGTCCCTGCGTTTCTTCACCAATACCAAGAGCGGCGAGTTGGTCACACGCCTGAACGACGACGTGATCGACGCCCAGCGTGCCGTGAGCAATACCATCGTCGACATTGTCACTAATGCCATCACGGTAATCGCCACCCTGGCCGTGCTGCTGGCGATGGAATGGCGGCTGACCCTCCTGGGCGTGCTGGTCGTGCCGCTGTTCATCATGGTCGCACGGCGTGTCGGCGGCAAACTGCGGACGCTGGCCCGCGAACAGATGGGCTACAACGCTCAGATGAATGTCATGATGAACGAGACGCTCAACATCAGCGGCGCCCTGCTGGTTAAGCTGTTCGGCCGCATCGACAACGAAGTGGGCCGGTTTCAGGACCGCGCCGGTAAAGTGCGGGACAGCGGCATACAGCGCGCGGTGATCGGCGCTTCGATGTTTGTCGTCATCGGTCTGATCAGCGCCGTTGGCACCGCGCTGGTTTATTGGCTCGGCGGTCACCTGGTCTTGAACGGGACCTTCACGGTCGGCACGATCGTCGCCTTTGGCTCGTACCTGACCCAGCTCTACGGTCCATTGCAGGCGCTGACCAACGCACCGGTCGATTTCGCGACCTCGATGGTCAGCTTCGAGCGCGTCTTCGAAGTACTCGATCTGCCGGTCGAAATCGACGAGAAAACCGCCGCAGTCGCGCTGACCGATGTGCGCGGCGAACTGGAATTCAGCCATGTCACGTTTGACTATCAGATCGACCCCAGCAAGCTCCTGAAGTCGGTCGACCGGGTCTGGGATGAAGACAATTACACGGCCTTCGGCGGCGAGATGAAGGCGGAAAACGGAGCCGCATCCCAGGCGCGCGACCGTGCGCTGGAAGACATCTCGCTGAAGATTGCGCCAGGACAGCTGGTTGCGCTGGTCGGGCCGAGCGGGGCCGGAAAAACCACGCTCACCTATCTCATCCCGCGCCTGTATGATCCATCTGGTGGCCAGATCCTGCTCGATGGCCATGATCTGCGCGACCTCAAGCTCACCACCCTCTCCCAGTCGATCGGCATGGTCACACAGGAAACCTACCTGTTCCACGACACAATCCGCACCAACCTGCTCTACGCGCGCCCTGGCGCGACCGAGGCCGAGATCATCGCCGCGACCAAAGCCGCCAACATCCACGAGTTCATCGCCGGACTGCCCCAAGGCTACGATACCGTGGCGGGTGAGCGCGGCTACCGGCTCTCCGGCGGCGAAAAACAGCGCATCGCCCTGGCGCGTGTGATCCTCAAGGATCCGCGTATTCTGGTGCTGGACGAAGCGACCAGCAGCCTCGACAGCCAGTCCGAGGCCTTGATTCAGGAAGCCCTGAAGACCGTGATGAAGGGACGCACCAGCATTGTGATCGCCCACCGGCTGAGTACGATCCTGAGCGCCGACCAGATTCTGGTGATTGATCGCGGCAGCATCGTTGAGCGCGGCACACACAGCCAGCTGCTCGAATTGGGCGGCCTGTACGCAACTCTTTACGAGACACAGTTCCGCGCGCAGCGGGCGGCACTGGCTGAACTCCAGCACGGTTAG
- a CDS encoding trypsin-like peptidase domain-containing protein: protein MRRMVKQFSTAIFVVILVTLGYISGWTARNDVAAQERQQFLTSIEKIYANLYNQVSPSVVNVGLVDRMFGEEISNGSGFVIDTDGHILTNAHVIDGVTSNMRVEVTFFDGTHVHGEIVGVDLESDLAVLRVDLEPERLRPVTFADSNELVIGQAALAIGSPFGQKWTMTAGIISALDRTIEGLGQFEIGAVIQTDAPINPGNSGGPLLNMAGEVIGVNAQIISEERSNSGVGFAIPANLAVRVAGDLRVEGRVEYAYLGVQRVDDISLSIIERLGIPNNTRGLVIGSVTGPARTAGLLSNDVITAINGENVSGLGMLLAYLATNTEPGQVIDITVLRGGQLVVLPVELGTR from the coding sequence ATGCGGCGGATGGTTAAGCAGTTCTCAACCGCGATTTTCGTCGTGATTCTCGTCACGCTGGGCTATATTTCCGGCTGGACGGCGCGCAACGACGTGGCCGCCCAGGAACGCCAGCAGTTCCTGACTTCCATCGAGAAGATCTATGCCAATCTCTATAATCAGGTCAGCCCGTCGGTGGTCAACGTTGGCCTGGTGGACCGGATGTTTGGCGAGGAAATCTCTAACGGATCGGGGTTTGTCATCGACACCGACGGCCACATCCTGACGAACGCGCACGTTATCGACGGTGTTACCTCGAACATGAGGGTAGAGGTCACCTTCTTCGACGGCACCCACGTCCACGGCGAAATTGTCGGGGTCGACCTCGAAAGCGACCTGGCGGTGCTGCGAGTCGACCTGGAGCCTGAGCGGCTGCGGCCGGTGACCTTTGCCGACAGCAACGAACTGGTGATCGGGCAGGCGGCGCTGGCCATCGGCAGCCCGTTCGGCCAGAAATGGACGATGACCGCAGGCATCATCAGCGCGCTCGACCGCACCATCGAAGGGTTGGGCCAGTTTGAAATCGGCGCCGTGATCCAAACCGACGCGCCGATCAACCCCGGCAACAGCGGCGGCCCGCTCCTGAACATGGCCGGCGAGGTGATCGGCGTCAACGCCCAAATCATCAGCGAGGAACGTTCCAATTCAGGCGTCGGGTTTGCCATCCCCGCCAATCTGGCGGTGCGGGTGGCCGGCGATCTGCGCGTCGAGGGGCGTGTCGAATATGCCTACCTGGGGGTGCAGCGTGTGGACGATATCTCGCTGAGCATCATCGAACGGCTCGGCATTCCGAACAACACGCGCGGACTGGTGATCGGCAGCGTGACCGGCCCTGCGCGTACAGCCGGGCTGCTCTCCAACGATGTCATAACGGCCATCAATGGCGAAAACGTGTCGGGTCTGGGCATGCTGCTGGCTTATCTGGCGACGAATACCGAGCCCGGCCAGGTGATCGACATCACAGTCCTGCGTGGCGGTCAGCTGGTGGTGCTGCCGGTGGAGTTAGGCACGCGCTAG
- the rdgB gene encoding RdgB/HAM1 family non-canonical purine NTP pyrophosphatase, which translates to MTEPVTILLSTRNRGKLVELQHLLGDFPARLLTAEDAGLGHLDVAEPGETLLENATLKALAYGQASGLPTLSDDSGLFVEALGGLPGVNTAYYGGPAKLVAVLEGIPAPRRAYFACVIVLWTPDGSLQHVEGRIEGQITPELRGAGGFGYDPVFMPDGFNETFAELGVEVKNPISHRGRAVTAALPMLRALLA; encoded by the coding sequence ATGACTGAACCCGTAACGATCCTGCTCTCGACCCGCAACCGTGGCAAGCTGGTCGAGCTTCAACACCTGCTGGGCGACTTCCCGGCCCGCCTGCTGACAGCCGAAGACGCCGGACTGGGACACCTCGATGTGGCCGAACCCGGTGAGACTCTGCTTGAGAACGCGACGCTCAAGGCGCTCGCCTATGGCCAGGCCAGCGGACTGCCCACCCTGTCGGACGACAGCGGGCTGTTCGTTGAGGCGCTTGGTGGCCTTCCCGGCGTGAATACCGCCTACTACGGCGGACCAGCCAAGCTGGTGGCGGTGCTGGAAGGGATCCCTGCGCCGCGCCGCGCTTACTTCGCCTGCGTGATCGTGCTGTGGACGCCGGATGGCAGCCTGCAGCACGTTGAGGGACGGATTGAAGGGCAAATCACCCCCGAACTGCGCGGTGCGGGCGGATTCGGCTATGATCCCGTCTTTATGCCGGATGGCTTCAACGAGACCTTCGCCGAGCTGGGTGTAGAGGTCAAGAACCCGATCAGCCACCGCGGGCGCGCAGTCACCGCAGCATTGCCGATGCTGCGCGCGCTGCTCGCCTAG